From Chthoniobacterales bacterium, one genomic window encodes:
- a CDS encoding PEGA domain-containing protein — translation MKAVLCGLMSVSVLLSGCASAPEPEVRTAEPVKTIDIRSWPSGLVVELNGEYVGTTPLELVVETTRYGVWTADYGRGFSPIILRASTADASGWEHLHLRSVAFGCTRPIRLG, via the coding sequence ATGAAGGCGGTTCTTTGCGGACTGATGTCGGTTTCCGTTCTTCTGAGCGGTTGCGCTTCGGCGCCGGAGCCGGAGGTGCGCACGGCCGAGCCGGTGAAGACGATCGATATCCGCAGCTGGCCTTCCGGTTTGGTCGTCGAGTTGAACGGCGAATACGTCGGCACCACGCCGCTCGAGCTGGTCGTCGAGACGACGCGCTATGGTGTGTGGACGGCCGACTACGGCCGCGGCTTCAGCCCGATCATTCTCCGCGCGAGCACGGCGGATGCTTCCGGCTGGGAGCATCTTCATCTTCGCTCTGTCGCTTTCGGCTGCACTCGGCCAATTCGTTTGGGATGA